From the genome of Flavobacterium ovatum, one region includes:
- a CDS encoding Nif3-like dinuclear metal center hexameric protein — translation MKIKEILSVLEEMAPLGYAEDFDNVGLLVGDTNTEATGVLVCHDALENVIDEAIAKDCNLVVCFHPILFAGLKKITGKNYVERAVVKAIKNDIAIYAVHTALDNHQNGVNKIFCDALGLKNTKILIPKTNFIRKLITYTIAENAEKVRNALFDAGAGMIGNYENCSFNSKGIGTYMGNEHSNPEIGARFEFVESHEVKIEITFEKHLESKILKALFANHVYEEVAYEIYDILNTHQNIGLGMVGELVKPMNEKDFLLLVKDKMQADGIRHSAFLGKEIKKVAVLGGSGSYAIKNAIMSGADAFLTADLKYHQFYEAENQLILADIGHFESERYTKNYIVEYLRKKILNFAIILSEENTNPVKYL, via the coding sequence ATGAAAATAAAAGAAATCCTTTCTGTACTTGAAGAGATGGCGCCCTTGGGATATGCCGAAGATTTTGACAATGTAGGTTTATTGGTTGGTGATACCAATACCGAAGCTACTGGTGTTTTGGTTTGTCATGATGCACTCGAAAACGTGATTGATGAGGCGATTGCCAAAGATTGTAATTTGGTGGTTTGTTTTCATCCGATACTTTTTGCGGGGCTTAAGAAAATAACGGGCAAGAACTATGTAGAGCGCGCAGTGGTCAAAGCGATTAAAAATGATATAGCGATTTATGCGGTTCATACGGCCTTGGACAATCATCAAAATGGTGTGAATAAAATATTTTGTGATGCCTTGGGGCTAAAAAACACTAAAATATTGATTCCGAAAACGAATTTTATTCGAAAATTGATCACTTATACCATTGCAGAAAATGCAGAAAAGGTTCGTAATGCCCTGTTTGATGCTGGTGCGGGAATGATTGGAAATTATGAAAATTGCAGTTTCAACTCCAAGGGGATTGGAACTTATATGGGCAACGAACATAGTAATCCTGAGATTGGCGCTCGATTTGAATTTGTAGAAAGTCACGAAGTCAAGATCGAAATAACTTTTGAAAAACATTTGGAAAGTAAAATCCTGAAAGCCTTGTTTGCCAATCATGTATATGAAGAAGTGGCGTATGAAATCTATGATATTCTAAACACACATCAAAATATAGGCTTAGGAATGGTAGGCGAATTGGTAAAACCCATGAACGAAAAGGATTTTTTACTATTGGTTAAAGATAAAATGCAGGCGGACGGAATTCGACATTCGGCATTTTTGGGAAAAGAAATCAAGAAAGTTGCGGTACTCGGAGGTTCTGGAAGTTATGCTATCAAAAATGCAATTATGTCTGGAGCAGATGCTTTTTTGACCGCTGATTTGAAGTATCATCAGTTTTATGAGGCCGAAAATCAACTTATTTTGGCAGATATTGGACATTTTGAATCAGAACGCTATACAAAAAACTATATTGTTGAGTATCTTAGGAAAAAAATACTTAATTTTGCAATCATTTTATCAGAAGAAAATACAAATCCAGTTAAGTACCTATAG
- a CDS encoding type II toxin-antitoxin system YoeB family toxin → MGKYIVDFEDVACKDLKDHYKSENQSTIKKIEKILLELTENPFLGERQPEGLKYNFKGYWSRRINKKKQNGLSSRNEYSYLICGFCNGAFIRINNYEDT, encoded by the coding sequence ATGGGGAAGTATATCGTAGATTTTGAAGATGTTGCATGTAAAGATTTGAAAGATCATTATAAATCAGAAAATCAATCTACGATAAAAAAAATCGAAAAAATATTATTAGAACTTACTGAAAACCCTTTTTTAGGAGAGAGACAACCAGAGGGATTAAAATATAATTTTAAAGGATATTGGTCAAGACGAATTAATAAAAAAAAACAGAATGGTTTATCGAGTAGAAACGAATATAGTTACCTTATATGTGGTTTCTGCAATGGGGCATTTATTCGGATAAATAATTATGAAGATACTTAG
- a CDS encoding DUF2683 family protein gives MTTITLKIDKRTKAGKAFMAMVESVFKNVEGIEIVENQLDEVREEGSVYNPEFVKTVLESAKSKKRTVIDPDDIWGSIS, from the coding sequence ATGACCACTATTACCTTAAAAATCGATAAACGTACCAAAGCGGGGAAAGCTTTTATGGCGATGGTGGAGTCTGTCTTTAAAAATGTAGAAGGAATTGAAATTGTAGAAAACCAACTTGATGAAGTTCGTGAAGAAGGAAGTGTTTACAATCCTGAGTTTGTCAAAACGGTGTTGGAATCTGCAAAAAGTAAAAAAAGAACTGTTATAGATCCGGATGATATATGGGGAAGTATATCGTAG